In Drosophila busckii strain San Diego stock center, stock number 13000-0081.31 chromosome 3R, ASM1175060v1, whole genome shotgun sequence, the sequence gaCGATGGCAACAGTCCAGAGCGAGAATGTATTTTTGGCCGATATCAACGCACGCCCGATGCGGGTAAGTCTAGCAAGCGGAAGTAAAATCCTATTTATAGTATATGcctaaacataaatattgctGCCCTACAGATGCATACCCAACAGAGCCGCCACAAGTTTATGTGGCACCTGAGCTAACCGATGCTGCCAAGGTGCAGCTGCTTCATTTGCCTAGCGGTGCGGTCAAAGTCAATTCCACAGTGAGCTTTATTATCAAACGTAATGGCGTCAAGGGCAATTTTGACGCACGCCTTGAGCTTCCCAGTGGCCAGCATGAGCCTGCGttaaaattgcagctattGGATCCAGAACGCTTCGAAGCTCATTGCCAGTTAACACAGGCTGGACTCTACAAATTGCACATCAAATGTAATTCCGTGCCCTTACCCAAGTCACCATACATAATAGTAAGCATTGCTGGTCTTTCCGCCTCCGAAGTTCCGCCTATAAGTAAGTACTGCTACTCAACTGAATTTGGCTCCATAACTAATTCTAATCCCACAGTGCTGCCTGTCTTTCAAT encodes:
- the LOC108602505 gene encoding filamin-A isoform X2, with the protein product MFKVSQEMRLNTNAAAVLGQSVVAGGRGIDDGNSPERECIFGRYQRTPDADAYPTEPPQVYVAPELTDAAKVQLLHLPSGAVKVNSTVSFIIKRNGVKGNFDARLELPSGQHEPALKLQLLDPERFEAHCQLTQAGLYKLHIKCNSVPLPKSPYIIVSIAGLSASEVPPIMLPVFQSDASKVISRGLGLTHINILERNEFTVDASAAGNNMLFVAILGPKGACEELLVKHQGNNLYRVVYQARDPGDYLLMVKWGDTHIPGSPFGLSAE
- the LOC108602505 gene encoding filamin-A isoform X1; amino-acid sequence: MFKVSQEMRLNTNAAAVLGQSVVAGGRGIDDGNSPERECIFGRYQRTPDADAYPTEPPQVYVAPELTDAAKVQLLHLPSGAVKVNSTVSFIIKRNGVKGNFDARLELPSGQHEPALKLQLLDPERFEAHCQLTQAGLYKLHIKCNSVPLPKSPYIIVSIAGLSASEVPPISKYCYSTEFGSITNSNPTVLPVFQSDASKVISRGLGLTHINILERNEFTVDASAAGNNMLFVAILGPKGACEELLVKHQGNNLYRVVYQARDPGDYLLMVKWGDTHIPGSPFGLSAE